In Streptomyces puniciscabiei, a single genomic region encodes these proteins:
- a CDS encoding DUF2293 domain-containing protein, producing the protein MALPSTAHSPGRLVVIQAQKPKRCAACRRGPLSLLVLEDGAPRCLECADLGHLVFLPRGDTALTRRSREESGLSVVVVRFNRRKSRYERQGVLVEEAALARAEARCLADAEARRRRRARDARRRTVEDERFAAAFAAEILRLFPGCPPDRARAIAAHASARGSGRVGRSAAGRALSEGAVLSAVVAAVRHVDTPYDQLLMSGVSRYEARRRIAPAVESVLRAWQDAGAEAG; encoded by the coding sequence ATGGCGCTTCCCTCAACTGCCCACTCCCCCGGTCGGCTTGTCGTCATCCAGGCGCAGAAGCCCAAGCGGTGCGCCGCCTGCCGGCGTGGGCCGCTGTCGCTGCTCGTGCTGGAGGACGGGGCACCGCGCTGCCTGGAGTGCGCGGACCTCGGACACCTGGTGTTCCTGCCGCGCGGGGACACCGCGCTGACCCGCAGGTCGAGGGAGGAGAGCGGGCTGTCGGTCGTCGTGGTGCGGTTCAACCGGCGCAAGAGCCGTTACGAGCGGCAGGGTGTGCTCGTGGAGGAGGCGGCGCTGGCCCGCGCCGAGGCACGCTGCCTGGCGGACGCGGAGGCGCGGCGCAGGCGGCGGGCGCGGGACGCACGGCGCCGGACGGTGGAGGACGAGCGGTTCGCGGCGGCGTTCGCGGCCGAGATCCTGCGACTCTTTCCCGGCTGTCCTCCCGATCGCGCGCGAGCCATCGCGGCACACGCGTCCGCGCGCGGCAGTGGGCGGGTCGGACGCAGTGCGGCCGGACGGGCGCTGTCGGAGGGAGCGGTGCTCTCGGCGGTGGTGGCGGCCGTACGGCACGTCGACACGCCGTACGACCAACTACTGATGAGCGGGGTGTCACGGTACGAGGCACGTCGTCGGATCGCCCCGGCTGTGGAGAGCGTGCTGCGGGCCTGGCAGGACGCGGGGGCGGAAGCAGGCTGA
- a CDS encoding TerD family protein — protein MSVNLSKGQAISLEKKDGGTLTAVRMGLGWQAAKRRGLFGSRTREIDLDASAVLFAENQPVDVVFFRHLVSDDGSVRHTGDNLVGGAGQGGDDEAILVDLQRVPVHVDQIVFTVNSFTGQTFQEVQNAFCRLVDETNGQELARYTLDGGGDYTAQIMAKVHRAGSGWTLTALGAPARGRTFQDLMPAIQQHL, from the coding sequence GTGTCCGTCAACTTGAGCAAGGGTCAGGCCATCAGCCTGGAGAAGAAGGACGGGGGCACCCTGACCGCGGTCCGTATGGGGCTCGGATGGCAGGCGGCGAAGCGGCGCGGTCTGTTCGGCTCCCGCACGCGCGAGATCGACCTGGACGCGTCGGCCGTTCTCTTCGCCGAGAACCAGCCGGTCGATGTCGTCTTCTTCCGCCACCTGGTGAGCGACGACGGTTCCGTCCGCCACACCGGTGACAACCTCGTCGGCGGCGCCGGACAGGGCGGTGACGACGAGGCGATCCTCGTGGACCTGCAGCGCGTTCCGGTCCACGTCGACCAGATCGTCTTCACCGTGAACTCCTTCACGGGCCAGACCTTCCAGGAGGTGCAGAACGCGTTCTGCCGTCTGGTGGACGAGACCAACGGCCAGGAACTGGCTCGCTACACGCTGGACGGCGGCGGCGACTACACCGCCCAGATCATGGCGAAGGTGCACCGCGCGGGCTCCGGCTGGACGCTGACCGCGCTGGGCGCCCCTGCCCGCGGCCGTACGTTCCAGGACCTGATGCCGGCGATCCAGCAGCACCTGTAG
- the uvrB gene encoding excinuclease ABC subunit UvrB: MRPVSHIERTVAPFEVVSSYQPSGDQPTAIADLAKRIRTGEKDVVLLGATGTGKSATTAWMIEKLQRPTLVMAPNKTLAAQLANEFRELLPNNAVEYFVSYYDYYQPEAYVPQSDTYIEKDSSINEEVERLRHSATNSLLTRRDVVVVASVSCIYGLGTPQEYVDRMVPLRVGDEIDRDELLRRFVDIQYTRNDMAFTRGTFRVRGDTIEIFPVYEELAVRIEMFGDEIEALSTLHPLTGEIISDDQQMYVFPASHYVAGPERMERAINDIEKELGERLAELEKQGKLLEAQRLRMRTTYDIEMLRQIGTCSGVENYSMHFDGRSPGSPPNTLLDYFPDDFLLVIDESHVTVPQIGAMYEGDASRKRTLVEHGFRLPSALDNRPLKWEEFQERIGQTVYLSATPGTYELSRSDGVVEQIIRPTGLVDPEVVVKPTEGQIDDLVHEIRKRTEKDERVLVTTLTKKMAEDLTDYFLELGIQVRYLHSDVDTLRRVELLRELRSGEYDVLVGINLLREGLDLPEVSLVAILDADKEGFLRSGTSLIQTIGRAARNVSGQVHMYADKITPAMEKAIEETNRRREKQIAYNKAHGIDPQPLRKKINDIVAQIAREEVDTEQLLGTGYRKSKDGKGAKAPVPTLGDKAAKAGKAAKGKAAATVPTDRPAAELAEQIEEMTERMRAAAAELQFEIAARLRDEVSEMKKELRQMREAGLA; the protein is encoded by the coding sequence ATGCGGCCCGTTTCCCACATCGAACGCACGGTGGCGCCCTTCGAGGTCGTCAGTTCCTACCAGCCCAGCGGCGACCAGCCGACGGCCATCGCCGACCTGGCCAAGCGCATCCGGACCGGCGAGAAGGACGTCGTCCTGCTGGGCGCGACCGGCACCGGCAAGTCCGCCACCACGGCGTGGATGATCGAGAAGCTCCAGCGCCCCACCCTGGTGATGGCGCCGAACAAGACGCTGGCCGCCCAGCTGGCCAACGAGTTCCGCGAGCTCCTGCCCAACAACGCGGTCGAATACTTCGTCTCGTACTACGACTACTACCAGCCCGAGGCCTACGTCCCGCAGTCGGACACCTACATCGAGAAGGACTCCTCGATCAACGAGGAGGTCGAGCGGCTGCGCCACTCGGCCACGAACTCGCTGCTCACCCGCCGTGACGTCGTCGTGGTCGCCTCGGTGTCGTGCATCTACGGCCTCGGTACTCCGCAGGAGTACGTGGATCGGATGGTCCCCCTCAGGGTCGGTGACGAGATCGACCGGGACGAGCTGTTGCGCCGCTTCGTCGACATCCAGTACACGCGCAACGACATGGCCTTCACACGCGGCACCTTCCGGGTCCGCGGCGACACCATCGAGATCTTCCCGGTCTACGAGGAGCTGGCCGTCCGCATCGAGATGTTCGGCGATGAGATCGAGGCGCTGTCCACGCTGCACCCGCTCACCGGCGAGATCATCAGCGACGACCAGCAGATGTACGTCTTCCCCGCCTCCCACTACGTCGCCGGCCCCGAGCGCATGGAGCGGGCCATCAACGACATCGAGAAGGAGCTGGGGGAGCGCCTGGCCGAGCTGGAGAAGCAGGGCAAGCTCCTGGAGGCCCAGCGCCTGCGGATGCGCACCACGTACGACATCGAGATGCTCCGCCAGATCGGCACCTGCTCCGGCGTGGAGAACTACTCGATGCACTTCGACGGCCGCTCGCCCGGCTCCCCGCCCAACACCCTGCTGGACTACTTCCCGGACGACTTCCTGCTCGTCATCGACGAGTCGCATGTCACCGTCCCGCAGATCGGCGCGATGTACGAGGGCGACGCCTCCCGCAAGCGCACCCTCGTGGAGCACGGCTTCCGCCTGCCCTCCGCGCTGGACAACCGTCCCCTGAAGTGGGAGGAGTTCCAGGAGCGCATCGGCCAGACCGTGTATCTGTCGGCGACCCCGGGCACCTACGAGCTGTCGCGCTCCGACGGCGTCGTCGAGCAGATCATCCGCCCCACCGGCCTGGTCGACCCGGAGGTGGTGGTCAAGCCCACCGAGGGCCAGATCGACGACCTGGTGCACGAGATCCGCAAGCGCACCGAGAAGGACGAGCGCGTCCTTGTCACCACGCTCACCAAGAAGATGGCCGAGGACCTCACCGACTACTTCCTGGAACTCGGCATCCAGGTGCGCTATCTGCACAGCGACGTCGACACCCTGCGCCGCGTCGAGCTGCTGCGCGAGCTGCGCTCCGGTGAGTACGACGTCCTGGTCGGCATCAACCTCCTCCGTGAGGGCCTCGACCTGCCCGAGGTGTCCCTGGTGGCGATCCTCGACGCCGACAAGGAGGGCTTCCTGCGCTCTGGCACCTCGCTGATCCAGACCATCGGCCGCGCTGCGCGCAATGTCTCCGGTCAGGTCCACATGTACGCCGACAAGATCACCCCGGCGATGGAGAAGGCCATCGAGGAGACCAACCGCCGCCGGGAGAAGCAGATCGCCTACAACAAGGCCCACGGCATCGACCCGCAGCCGCTGCGCAAGAAGATCAACGACATCGTCGCGCAGATCGCCCGCGAGGAGGTCGACACCGAGCAGCTGCTCGGGACCGGCTACCGCAAGTCCAAGGACGGCAAGGGCGCCAAGGCACCCGTCCCGACGCTGGGCGACAAGGCGGCCAAGGCCGGGAAGGCCGCCAAGGGCAAGGCGGCGGCCACCGTGCCCACGGACCGCCCGGCGGCCGAACTGGCCGAGCAGATCGAGGAGATGACCGAGCGCATGCGCGCCGCCGCAGCGGAGCTGCAGTTCGAGATCGCGGCCCGGCTGCGTGACGAGGTCTCGGAGATGAAGAAGGAGCTGCGCCAGATGCGGGAAGCCGGCCTCGCCTGA
- a CDS encoding glycerophosphodiester phosphodiesterase, producing the protein MHARVVAATAAALLGTAVPLSPGSDARAGDFREPVVIAHRGASAYAPENTLASIDKAARLGFSWVENDVQRTKDGELVVIHDDSLQRTTNVEQVFPGRAPWKVKDFTAAEIGRLDAGSWYSPAYAGTRVPTLKQYMRRIEHNHEKLLLEIKNPELYPGIEQQTLKLLGNEGWLDHKHLNRLVVQSFSADSIRTVHQLKPAITTGYLGSPTATQLHQYARFTDLVNPSYASLSKGYVAAVHSMDGPHGRPLRVFAWTVNDASTACKVAGYGVDGIITNKPDVVRAALDSH; encoded by the coding sequence ATGCACGCGCGCGTAGTTGCCGCCACGGCCGCCGCCCTCCTGGGCACGGCGGTCCCGCTGAGCCCCGGCTCCGATGCCCGGGCCGGCGATTTCCGCGAGCCGGTGGTGATCGCCCACCGGGGCGCCTCCGCCTACGCCCCCGAGAACACGCTGGCCTCGATCGACAAGGCGGCGCGGCTGGGCTTCTCCTGGGTCGAGAACGACGTCCAGCGCACCAAGGACGGCGAGCTGGTCGTCATCCACGACGACAGTCTGCAACGCACCACCAACGTCGAGCAGGTCTTCCCCGGCCGGGCGCCGTGGAAGGTGAAGGACTTCACCGCGGCCGAGATCGGCCGGCTGGACGCGGGCAGCTGGTACTCCCCCGCCTACGCGGGCACGCGCGTGCCGACGCTGAAGCAGTACATGCGCCGGATCGAGCACAACCACGAGAAGCTGCTCCTGGAGATCAAGAACCCCGAGCTGTATCCGGGCATCGAGCAGCAGACCCTCAAGCTCCTCGGCAACGAGGGCTGGCTGGACCACAAACACCTGAACCGGCTGGTCGTGCAGAGCTTCAGCGCCGACAGCATCCGGACCGTGCACCAGCTGAAACCCGCGATCACCACCGGCTATCTCGGATCGCCCACCGCGACGCAGCTGCACCAGTACGCGCGCTTCACCGATCTCGTCAACCCCTCGTACGCCTCGCTCTCCAAGGGGTACGTCGCGGCGGTGCACTCCATGGACGGGCCGCACGGCAGGCCGCTCAGGGTGTTCGCCTGGACGGTGAACGACGCGTCCACCGCGTGCAAGGTCGCGGGCTACGGCGTCGACGGGATCATCACCAACAAGCCCGACGTGGTGCGGGCGGCACTCGACTCGCACTGA
- a CDS encoding pseudouridine-5'-phosphate glycosidase gives MVLVVSEEVREAIGAGRPVVALESTIIAHGLPRPRNLQVALELEDAVRREGAVPATIAVLDGRPCVGLDKEQLERVANEDGIRKLGHRDLPLAVAAGASGATTVSATAQLAALAGLRVFATGGLGGVHREWTVTQDESADLGLLARTRITVVCAGVKSILDVPATLQRLETLGVAVAGYGTDRFPGFYLSDSGHPVDWTLDTPEQVADVMRAQDALDAPPSALIVAQPVPEAEQLDPELHARVLADGLRACADQGVSGQAVTPFLLDYLVQHTDGASLSANLAAVRGNVRLAARIATAWTRG, from the coding sequence GTGGTGCTGGTGGTGTCGGAAGAAGTCCGGGAAGCGATCGGCGCAGGGCGGCCGGTGGTGGCCCTGGAGTCCACGATCATCGCGCACGGTCTGCCCCGCCCGCGCAACCTGCAGGTGGCCCTGGAGCTGGAGGACGCGGTGCGGCGGGAGGGCGCCGTACCGGCGACCATCGCCGTGCTGGACGGTCGCCCCTGTGTCGGTCTGGACAAGGAGCAACTGGAGCGGGTTGCGAACGAGGACGGCATCCGCAAGCTGGGCCACCGCGATCTGCCGCTCGCCGTGGCGGCAGGTGCCAGCGGGGCGACCACGGTGTCGGCGACGGCACAACTGGCAGCGCTCGCGGGCCTCAGGGTGTTCGCGACCGGCGGGCTGGGCGGTGTGCACCGGGAGTGGACGGTGACCCAGGACGAGTCGGCCGATCTGGGGCTGCTGGCCCGCACCCGGATCACGGTGGTCTGCGCGGGCGTGAAGTCGATCCTGGACGTGCCGGCGACCCTGCAGCGGCTGGAGACGCTGGGCGTGGCCGTCGCCGGATACGGCACGGACCGGTTCCCCGGCTTCTATCTGTCCGACTCGGGGCATCCGGTGGACTGGACGCTGGACACCCCGGAGCAGGTCGCGGACGTCATGCGGGCCCAGGATGCGCTCGACGCGCCGCCGTCGGCGCTGATCGTCGCCCAGCCCGTCCCCGAGGCGGAGCAGCTCGATCCCGAGCTGCACGCGCGCGTGCTGGCCGACGGCCTGCGCGCCTGCGCGGACCAGGGCGTCTCCGGTCAGGCGGTGACCCCGTTCCTGCTGGACTACCTGGTGCAGCACACCGACGGGGCCTCCTTGAGCGCCAATCTGGCGGCAGTGCGCGGCAATGTACGGCTGGCGGCGCGGATCGCCACGGCGTGGACCAGGGGGTGA
- a CDS encoding VOC family protein, translating to MTRNSTRLDHVVLWVADPVAAAAFYREAVGLEPIRVAEFAGGEVAFPSVRVNEEAILDLAPLTMAARMRMLPGAAESAGHPVNHICLSLPADEFDALRARLEERGVAVSGIDHDLSGARGNAKRSFYFRDPDGNVFEARHYDA from the coding sequence ATGACCAGGAACAGCACGCGTCTCGACCACGTCGTCCTGTGGGTGGCCGATCCCGTGGCCGCGGCCGCCTTCTACCGCGAGGCCGTCGGTCTGGAGCCGATCAGGGTCGCCGAGTTCGCCGGGGGAGAGGTGGCCTTCCCCTCGGTGCGCGTCAACGAGGAGGCCATCCTCGACCTCGCCCCGCTCACCATGGCCGCACGCATGAGGATGCTGCCCGGTGCGGCCGAGAGCGCGGGCCATCCCGTCAACCACATCTGCCTGTCCCTGCCGGCCGACGAGTTCGACGCCCTGCGCGCCCGCCTGGAGGAACGCGGCGTCGCCGTGTCGGGCATCGACCACGACCTCTCCGGCGCCCGCGGCAACGCCAAGCGCAGCTTCTACTTCCGCGACCCTGACGGCAACGTCTTCGAAGCCCGGCACTACGACGCATAG
- a CDS encoding carbohydrate kinase family protein translates to MDQGVITDRGRALLVVGDVVTDVVARHRGPLAAGTDTAAAIRTLPGGAGANVACWAAYTGCADVRLLARVGKDAATWHERELVAAGVRPRLVLDPTAATGTVICLVDTGAAAERTFLTDSGASLRLEPADWSDALLDGVGRLHLSGYLLFTEPSRELARTALAAARARGVPVSLDPASAGFLVRLGLDRFLAFAEGLDVLLPSRDEACLLTGLPDPADAAAKLSRLVPLVVAKAGADGALVARSGSAPARIPATPAVSRDTTGAGDAFTGAFLAGLLAGADPEEAAAHGCRAGAEAVERVGARPPRPGSDG, encoded by the coding sequence GTGGACCAGGGGGTGATCACGGACCGGGGCCGGGCCCTGCTGGTCGTCGGTGACGTGGTCACGGATGTGGTCGCCCGGCACCGGGGGCCGCTGGCGGCCGGCACCGACACCGCCGCGGCGATCCGCACCCTGCCGGGCGGCGCGGGCGCGAACGTGGCCTGCTGGGCCGCGTACACGGGATGTGCGGACGTGCGGCTGCTCGCGCGGGTCGGCAAGGACGCGGCCACGTGGCACGAGCGTGAGCTGGTCGCGGCCGGGGTGCGGCCCCGGCTGGTCCTCGATCCGACAGCGGCGACCGGCACGGTGATCTGCCTCGTCGACACGGGTGCGGCGGCTGAGCGCACGTTCCTCACGGACAGCGGGGCTTCTTTGCGGCTCGAACCCGCCGACTGGTCGGACGCGTTGCTCGACGGCGTCGGCAGGCTGCACCTGTCGGGCTATCTGCTGTTCACGGAGCCGAGCCGGGAGCTCGCGCGGACCGCGCTCGCGGCGGCACGCGCGCGTGGCGTGCCGGTCAGCCTCGATCCGGCGTCGGCCGGCTTCCTGGTGCGGCTGGGGCTGGACCGCTTCCTGGCCTTCGCGGAAGGGCTGGACGTGTTGCTGCCCAGCCGGGACGAGGCATGTCTGCTGACGGGGCTGCCGGATCCGGCGGACGCGGCCGCCAAGCTGAGCCGTCTCGTCCCGCTGGTGGTCGCCAAGGCCGGTGCGGACGGTGCGCTGGTGGCCCGCTCCGGCAGCGCACCGGCCAGGATCCCGGCCACACCCGCGGTCTCCCGGGACACCACGGGCGCCGGTGACGCCTTCACCGGCGCGTTCCTCGCCGGCCTGCTCGCAGGCGCGGACCCGGAGGAGGCGGCGGCACACGGCTGCCGGGCGGGTGCGGAAGCGGTCGAACGCGTGGGCGCCAGACCGCCGCGTCCGGGAAGCGACGGCTAG
- the corA gene encoding magnesium/cobalt transporter CorA: MSMAGNLRKVTELGRVGGLRKVARLARRRPRVDLSHPARSPLGSSVVNCVTYQDGVRVPQCTDLVDAVRMVRKTGEGFVWLGLHEPTDREFAGIAELFDLHPLAVEDAVEAHQRPKLEHYGNTLFAVFKTVCYVEHEQLTATSEVVNTGEIMVFVGEDFVITVRHGRHGSLGPLREELEAHPHQLAKGPAAVLHAIADHVVDDYLNVTDAVQADIDQVETEVFSENGARVDPGRIYQMKRELLELKRAVVPLGRPVEDLATRPIRVVAPEIQAYFRDVLDHLIRAKEQIAAFDELLNSILQAHLAQVTVAQNEDMRKITAWAAVIAVPTMVCGVYGMNFDHMPELHWRFGYPLVMAVMAAACLVLYRGFRRNGWL, encoded by the coding sequence ATGTCCATGGCGGGGAATCTGCGGAAGGTCACAGAGCTGGGCAGGGTCGGCGGCCTGCGCAAGGTGGCGCGGCTGGCCCGGCGGCGGCCGCGCGTGGACCTGAGTCATCCCGCCCGGTCACCGCTGGGTTCCTCGGTGGTCAACTGTGTGACGTACCAGGACGGCGTGCGCGTGCCGCAGTGCACGGACCTGGTGGATGCCGTGCGGATGGTGCGCAAGACGGGCGAGGGGTTCGTCTGGCTCGGGCTGCACGAGCCGACGGACCGTGAGTTCGCGGGCATCGCCGAGCTGTTCGACCTGCACCCCCTGGCCGTGGAGGACGCGGTCGAGGCTCATCAGCGTCCCAAGCTCGAGCACTACGGCAACACGCTCTTCGCGGTGTTCAAGACGGTCTGCTACGTGGAGCACGAACAGCTGACGGCGACCAGCGAAGTGGTCAACACCGGCGAGATCATGGTGTTCGTCGGCGAGGACTTCGTCATCACGGTGCGGCACGGCCGGCACGGCTCTCTGGGACCGCTGCGCGAGGAGCTGGAGGCACATCCGCATCAGCTCGCCAAAGGGCCGGCGGCGGTGCTGCACGCGATCGCCGACCATGTCGTCGACGACTATCTGAACGTCACGGACGCGGTGCAGGCCGACATCGACCAGGTCGAAACGGAGGTGTTCTCGGAGAACGGCGCACGGGTCGACCCCGGCCGTATCTACCAGATGAAGCGTGAACTGCTGGAGCTGAAGCGGGCGGTGGTGCCGCTCGGCCGACCGGTGGAGGACCTTGCCACCCGGCCCATACGGGTCGTGGCCCCCGAAATACAGGCCTACTTCCGGGACGTGCTCGACCACCTGATACGGGCCAAGGAACAGATCGCCGCCTTCGACGAACTGCTCAACTCGATCCTGCAGGCCCACCTCGCACAGGTGACCGTCGCGCAGAACGAGGACATGCGGAAGATCACGGCCTGGGCCGCGGTGATCGCCGTGCCGACGATGGTGTGCGGGGTGTACGGCATGAACTTCGACCACATGCCGGAGCTGCACTGGCGGTTCGGCTACCCGCTGGTCATGGCCGTCATGGCGGCGGCATGTCTGGTGCTGTACCGGGGCTTCCGGCGCAACGGCTGGCTCTGA
- a CDS encoding MHYT domain-containing protein, translating to MQGTVDGFSYGAVTPVVAYLMACLGGALGLRCTTRSLLVTHSRRPAWLALGSAAIGSGIWTMHFVAMMGFAVKETPIHYDKPITYASLALAIVMVGVGIFIVGYRGATGTALYTGGTITGLGVASMHYLGMAGVRFHGRFTYNTLTVAASVVIAVVAATAALWAAGRVRGFMWSVGASLVMGLAVSGMHYTGMAALNVHLDGTAHTAGGAPEPSVLAPMLIGPLAFLLLAGVVVVFDPLMIMGRPVSRPVEHKPGVPASAVASHPHRRPALHPGHRPERPVSRTPQNR from the coding sequence ATGCAAGGCACGGTCGACGGATTCAGCTACGGGGCCGTCACCCCGGTGGTGGCCTACCTGATGGCCTGCCTCGGCGGCGCCCTCGGCCTGCGCTGCACCACCCGGTCCCTGCTGGTCACGCACTCCCGGCGGCCCGCGTGGCTGGCCCTCGGCTCGGCCGCGATCGGCTCCGGCATCTGGACCATGCACTTCGTCGCCATGATGGGCTTCGCCGTCAAGGAGACGCCGATCCATTACGACAAGCCGATCACCTATGCGAGCCTCGCCCTCGCCATCGTCATGGTCGGTGTCGGGATCTTCATCGTCGGATACCGGGGCGCCACCGGCACCGCGCTGTACACCGGCGGCACGATCACCGGTCTGGGCGTCGCCTCGATGCACTACCTCGGCATGGCCGGCGTGCGCTTCCACGGGCGGTTCACCTACAACACGCTCACCGTCGCCGCCTCCGTCGTCATAGCGGTCGTGGCCGCCACCGCAGCGCTGTGGGCCGCCGGACGTGTCCGGGGCTTCATGTGGAGCGTGGGAGCGAGCCTCGTCATGGGACTCGCGGTCAGCGGCATGCACTACACGGGTATGGCGGCCCTCAACGTCCACCTCGACGGCACTGCCCACACCGCCGGAGGCGCGCCGGAGCCGTCGGTGCTCGCGCCCATGCTGATCGGCCCGCTCGCCTTCCTGCTCCTCGCGGGAGTCGTGGTGGTCTTCGATCCGCTGATGATCATGGGTCGGCCGGTTTCCAGGCCCGTCGAGCACAAACCCGGTGTCCCGGCCTCGGCCGTCGCCTCCCACCCGCACCGGCGTCCCGCCCTCCACCCTGGGCACCGGCCCGAACGCCCCGTCTCCCGGACCCCGCAGAACCGCTGA
- a CDS encoding methylated-DNA--[protein]-cysteine S-methyltransferase: MDSHGQDEQRVVWTVVGTDIGPLMLAATRDGLVNVVFHATDAVREAALERLAARLGTAAVEDPHSPLLAEATHQLRAYFAGERHDFDLPLDWSLISGFNRQVLRELATGVPYGTVVGYGDLAGRVGQPGGAQAVGAAMGANPLPVVVPCHRVVESDGGIGGFGGGLETKRKLLALEGVLPEPLF; encoded by the coding sequence ATGGACAGCCATGGGCAGGATGAGCAGCGGGTCGTGTGGACCGTGGTGGGCACGGACATCGGGCCGCTGATGCTGGCGGCGACCCGTGACGGCCTGGTCAACGTCGTCTTCCACGCCACGGACGCGGTGCGCGAGGCCGCCCTGGAGCGGCTGGCGGCCCGGCTGGGCACCGCTGCGGTGGAGGACCCGCACTCGCCGCTGCTGGCGGAGGCGACGCACCAGCTGCGAGCCTACTTCGCGGGCGAGCGGCACGACTTCGACCTTCCGCTGGACTGGTCGCTGATCTCCGGCTTCAATCGTCAGGTGCTGCGCGAGCTGGCGACCGGTGTGCCGTACGGCACGGTGGTGGGGTACGGCGATCTCGCCGGGCGCGTCGGACAGCCCGGAGGGGCGCAGGCGGTCGGCGCGGCCATGGGGGCCAATCCGCTGCCGGTCGTCGTTCCGTGTCACCGGGTGGTGGAGAGCGACGGCGGGATAGGCGGCTTCGGGGGCGGGCTGGAGACCAAGCGGAAACTGCTGGCCCTGGAGGGGGTGCTGCCCGAGCCGCTGTTCTGA
- a CDS encoding class I SAM-dependent methyltransferase, protein MTSSDGYLLDNRQNEAAERFDAFAALFDPTTFRHIEAFGIGPGWRCWEVGAGGASVVSWLAGKVGLTGQVVATDIDTSRIAAAARPPVEVRVHDVGAEEPPGEGFDLVHARLVLVHVPDRERALRSMIQALRPGGRLLIEDADPALQPLICPDEYGPEQRLANRLRQGFRKLLAERGADLSYGRKLPRLLREAGLSEVEADAFFPVTSPACTALEAATVRQIRDRLVGAGLATDEDIDQHLANVEAGGMDLATAPMISAWGRKD, encoded by the coding sequence ATGACCTCATCCGACGGCTATCTCCTGGACAACCGGCAGAACGAGGCCGCAGAGCGCTTCGACGCCTTCGCCGCCCTCTTCGATCCCACGACCTTCCGGCACATTGAGGCGTTCGGCATCGGGCCCGGCTGGCGCTGCTGGGAAGTCGGCGCCGGCGGCGCCTCGGTGGTGTCCTGGCTCGCCGGGAAGGTGGGTCTCACCGGACAGGTCGTCGCCACCGACATCGACACCTCGCGGATCGCCGCCGCTGCCCGTCCGCCGGTGGAGGTCCGCGTTCACGACGTGGGTGCCGAGGAACCGCCGGGTGAGGGCTTCGACCTCGTCCATGCCCGGCTCGTCCTCGTCCATGTGCCGGACCGGGAAAGGGCGTTGCGGTCCATGATCCAAGCTCTGCGGCCCGGCGGGCGGCTGCTGATCGAGGATGCCGATCCCGCTCTCCAGCCCCTGATCTGCCCCGACGAGTACGGTCCCGAGCAGCGGCTCGCCAATCGCCTGCGTCAGGGGTTCCGCAAGCTGCTCGCCGAACGTGGCGCCGATCTGTCCTACGGCCGCAAACTCCCGCGTCTGCTCCGCGAGGCCGGTCTGAGCGAGGTGGAGGCCGATGCGTTCTTCCCGGTGACATCACCTGCCTGCACCGCTCTGGAGGCCGCGACGGTCCGCCAGATCCGGGACCGGCTCGTCGGCGCGGGGCTCGCCACCGATGAGGACATCGACCAGCACTTGGCCAACGTCGAGGCCGGCGGCATGGATCTGGCCACCGCGCCGATGATCTCGGCGTGGGGGAGGAAGGACTAA